From one Chanodichthys erythropterus isolate Z2021 chromosome 3, ASM2448905v1, whole genome shotgun sequence genomic stretch:
- the LOC137002786 gene encoding uncharacterized protein, translating to MADQCDLCLLGLIILSSLLTGMIGAEVTHQFISSGENVCLPCNNALSDCKSTTWNYNSFTHSAGIELIAGGIKNKDTERHERLSLGSDCSLNIKNITEEDPGLYTCRQYVNGEQQGTDARVYLHVLHVSVSPSSSSSSSSSSSQTEISPGRSVTLSCQLYSEFSCDHWIRSEGLQLLWVNQAGVDLKTDSRYQILFSSDHCNITLTTTLLNEDDNREWRCQLTLRNQLQASVRYTVKYSVSSSNSEKKSSQTTAAAPTQDNPNSLNTPNSERTAAAQTPGFTEQQAPFDSETQFPVSGSNSETTSAAHRKSAVASQRVIVMIVEMAVFAAPTVILLQIICARRAGRKDSQHPEEIEMPTILQ from the exons atggCTGATCAGTGTGATCTGTGTCTGCTGGGACTGATCATTCTTTCTTCACTTCTCACAG GTATGATTGGAGCAGAAGTGACTCATCAGTTCATCAGTTCTGGTGAAAATGTCTGTCTGCCCTGTAATAATGCTCTTTCTGACTGTAAATCAACTACATGGAACTATAACAGTTTCACACATTCAGCAGGAATTGAACTGATTGCTGGAGGGATAAAGAATAAAGACACAGAGAGACATGAGAGACTGAGTCTGGGGTCTGACTGCTCTCTGAACATCAAGAACATCACAGAAGAAGATCCTGGATTATACACCTGCAGACAATATGTGAATGGAGAACAACAAGGAACTGATGCACGTGTTTATCTGCATGTTCTTCATG TTTCAGTgtctccatcatcatcatcatcatcatcatcatcatcctcacagACTGAGATCAGTCCTGGTCGctctgtgactctctcctgtcaGTTGTATTCTGAATTCTCCTGTGATCATTGGATTCGTTCTGAGGGACTTCAGCTGTTGTGGGTGAATCAGGCTGGTGTTGATCTGAAGACAGACTCCAGATAtcagatattattctcatcagATCACTGTAACATCACTCTGACTACAACACTCCTGAATGAAGATGACAACAGAGAGTGGAGATGTCAGCTTACTCTCAGAAATCAACTCCAGGCCTCAGTCAGATACACTGTCAAGTATTCAG TCAGCAGCTCAAACTCTGAGAAGAAATCAAGCCAAACTACAGCAGCAGCTCCTACACAAG ACAACccaaattcattaaatactcCAAACTCTGAGAGGACAGCAGCTGCTCAAACACCTGGATTTACTGAACAAcaag CTCCATTCGATTCAGAGACACAGTTTCCAGTCAGCGGCTCAAACTCTGAGACGACTTCAGCTGCACACAGAAAATCTGCAGTTGCTTCTCAGCGAG TGATTGTGATGATTGTTGAGATGGCAGTGTTTGCTGCTCCTACTGTGATTcttcttcagatcatctgtgcAAGAAGAGCTG GGAGGAAGGACTCGCAGCACCCAGAGGAAATAGAGATGCctacaatattacaataa